One window of Triticum dicoccoides isolate Atlit2015 ecotype Zavitan chromosome 5A, WEW_v2.0, whole genome shotgun sequence genomic DNA carries:
- the LOC119301472 gene encoding protein PLASTID REDOX INSENSITIVE 2, chloroplastic-like codes for MATRVWAASAAALNPTLLPLSSSARPSRPAPSTRPSGHLRLRSRPPRPARVVCRRAKNAAFEDYKFPDPIPEFAEQETSKFREHMTWRLEQKKEQYFGEHVEDIVDVCTEVLSTFLQHEYCGPGTLLVHPFLDMKGEIKERGLPGAPQAARAAIAWAEKNIDKDWKEWTGDF; via the exons ATGGCGACGAGGGTgtgggcggcgtcggcggcggccttAAACCCCACTCTCCTCCCCCTCTCGTCTTCCGCACGTCCGAGCAGGCCCGCCCCCTCCACGCGGCCGAGCGGGCACCTCCGACTGCGCAGCCGCCCGCCGCGGCCGGCCAGGGTCGTGTGCCGCCGCGCCAAGAACGCCGCCTTCGAGGACTACAAGTTCCCGGACCCCATCCCCGAGTTCGCCGAGCAG GAGACGAGCAAGTTCAGGGAGCACATGACGTGGCGGCTGGAGCAGAAGAAGGAGCAGTACTTCGGGGAGCACGTGGAGGACATCGTCGACGTCTGCACCGAG GTCTTGAGCACGTTCTTGCAACATGAGTACTGCGGACCCGGGACGCTCCTGGTTCACCCCTTCTTGGATATGAAGGGCGAGATCAAAGAGAGGGGCCTCCCCGGCGCGCCTCAGGCTGCGCGCGCCGCCATCGCGTGGGCTGAGAAGAACATCGACAAGGACTGGAAGGAGTGGACCGGAGATTTTTAG
- the LOC119301473 gene encoding succinate dehydrogenase subunit 7, mitochondrial-like: MAQHGFLSSLRSHLRSPPPPSHTQPRRGYHVELGAREKALLEEDVALKRFKSYKNSVKRVSKIGNVLTLVVFAACNYEVVALATSTQ; the protein is encoded by the exons ATGGCCCAGCACGGCTTCCTCTCCTCCCTCCGCTCCCACCtccggtccccgccgccgccgtcccacaCCCAGCCCCGCCGCGGGTACCACGTCGAGCTCGGCGCACGCGAGAAAGCG CTTTTAGAGGAAGATGTTGCTTTGAAGAGGTTCAAATCATACAAGAACAGTGTGAAACGGGTCTCGAAAATCGGGAATGTTCTCACTCTCGTTGTCTTTGCTG CCTGCAACTATGAGGTCGTTGCACTGGCAACAAGCACCCAATGA